In Antedon mediterranea chromosome 10, ecAntMedi1.1, whole genome shotgun sequence, one genomic interval encodes:
- the LOC140060178 gene encoding uncharacterized protein: protein MTSTETVPNTSEVRLSKTTLNSNTEDPSRNSAVVTAAAHWKSNRLQSISLPPNTNLLRADSALKEEDATSDPSDQQHSRKNSRTSLIPGSLPHNVAAQNGQNLAPSSEIIKYQIQAAAVIGQGINAQNGELVENANTRVGDSLLFTIPYMDVKLAYICLFLNIVIPGLGTILSGFSVLCLSSSTPQDDRKQDEVIQLCCSNLCVGLSQMFTITFFLVGWIWSITWGVNMVLLANHHRKTQQENRNLSTTVSVARAFMRM from the exons atgacgtcaacAGAGACAGTACCAAATACCTCAGAAGTAAGACTCAGTAAGACGACTTTGAACAGCAACACTGAAGATCCTTCACGTAATTCTGCGGTAGTTACAGCGGCGGCACACTGGAAGAGCAATCGTCTGCAAAGTATCTCCCTGCCACCGAACACAAATCTTCTAAGGGCCGATAGTGCCCTCAAGGAGGAGGATGCAACTTCTGATCCATCTGATCAACAACATTCAAGAAAAAACTCAAGAACGTCTTTGATTCCTGGAAGTCTGCCTCATAATGTTGCCGCTCAAAATGGCCAAAACTTAGCTCCGTCTTCAGAGATCATTAAATACCAGATACAAGCTGCCGCCGTCATTGGCCAGGGAATAAACGCACAGAATGGAGAACTTGTAGAGAATGCCAACACTCGTGTTGGAGATTCCCTTCTTTTTACAATTCCATATATGGATGTTAAGCTTGCCTACATCTGCCTGTTTCTGAATATTGTAATCCCAGGACTAG GTACAATCTTGTCCGGGTTTAGTGTGCTCTGCTTAAGTAGCAGTACACCTCAAGATGACCGTAAGCAAGACGAAGTAATACAACTCTGCTGTTCCAATCTCTGCGTAGGCCTGTCACAAATGTTCACGATTACTTTCTTTCTGGTTGGCTGGATATGGAGCATAACGTGGGGTGTCAATATGGTTCTTTTAGCAA
- the LOC140060527 gene encoding protein SPEC3-like — protein MAAPYGQPPPQQAGGTVTTVTVVQTEQKPNACRAAIPAMHIAMAVVCLIFNIFIPGFGTIMAAFAVFCCANTGQSGGGKVGTFCLNFWVGLLQLATCWIFLIGWIWSIMWGAAFIGMSADYHSTNEPTTTVVTTTAAAPPPQQAMVVTNPPPYSQPPYNQPPPANLPLQPMPGQPDYPEKV, from the exons ATGGCAGCACCTTATGGACAACCACCGCCTCAACAAGCGGGTGGTACTGTTACTACTGTTACGGTCGTACAAACGGAACAGAAACCTAATGCCTGCCGAGCCGCAATTCCCGCCATGCACATTGCGATGGCCGTTGTCTGTTTGATTTTCAACATATTCATTCCTGGATTTG gTACAATTATGGCGGCGTTTGCAGTGTTCTGCTGTGCGAACACAGGCCAGTCGGGTGGAGGGAAAGTTGGTACGTTTTGTCTCAACTTCTGGGTAGGACTTCTGCAGTTGGCGACGTGTTGGATCTTTTTGATTGGCTGGATCTGGAGCATTATGTGGGGAGCTGCTTTTATAGGAATGTCAG CTGATTATCATTCAACTAATGAGCCTACAACCACAGTAGTGACGACAACGGCAGCGGCACCACCACCACAACAGGCAATGGTTGTAACTAATCCGCCACCATACAGCCAACCACCATACAACCAGCCACCCCCAGCTAACCTACCACTTCAGCCAATGCCTGGTCAACCAGATTATCCGGAGAAGGTCTAG